In Sorghum bicolor cultivar BTx623 chromosome 10, Sorghum_bicolor_NCBIv3, whole genome shotgun sequence, one genomic interval encodes:
- the LOC110431258 gene encoding uncharacterized protein LOC110431258, which produces MGMEHFMSSANPSAGFALYGNEATEEMKRLQGLRAETLMETYQSTESRDVAIRCPIPCKSSRRYREHDLRAAQDLSEFILSKASPPYFMGSPPVRAINPLVHDAQFCAWKVHNVDQPLGIPIPAKSYDARYCARKGSFTNA; this is translated from the exons ATGGGTATGGAACATTTCATGAGTTCTGCAAACCCTTCAGCag GTTTTGCATTGTATGGAAATGAAGCAACAGAGGAAATGAAAAGGTTACAAGGTCTAAGAGCAGAAACACTGATGGAAACCTACCAAAGCACAGAAAGCAGAGATGTAGCGATCAGGTGTCCAATACCATGCAAAAGCAGCAG GCGGTATAGGGAACATGACTTGAGAGCTGCACAAGATCTTTCTGAATTCATTCTGAGCAAG GCTTCACCTCCATACTTTATGGGATCTCCACCAGTTCGTGCAATTAATCCTCTTGTTCATGATGCACAATTCTGTGCGTGGAAAGTACACAATGTAGATCAGCCATTAGGAATTCCTATACCAGCCAAGAGTTACGATGCTCGCTACTGTGCAAGAAAAGGATCTTTTACGAACGCTTGA
- the LOC8069379 gene encoding cryptochrome DASH, chloroplastic/mitochondrial, with product MLHFISSSPLRPRFLLLPSPPSNLRFLAMSAAPSSSSSRSVRGVAVPVPSLSAGEACAVADEAFQRYTSPSLRRGGAGVAVVWFRNDLRVLDNEALLRAWSASEAVLPVYCVDPRVFAGSTHYFGFPKTGALRAQFLIECLGDLKQILRKKGLDLLVRHGKPEEILPSIAKAVSAHTIYAHKETCSEELLVERLVSKGLEQVQIAQGGASVPKKPLNPRLQLIWGATMYHIDDLPFPVSNLPDVYTQFRKAVESKSSVRNCTKLPPSLGPLPSSSIDEIGGWGAIPTLESLGLSVTKSEKGMHFIGGENAALGRVHEYFWKKDQLKDYKVTRNGMLGPDYSTKFSPWLASGSLSPRYICEEVKRYEKQRVANDSTYWVLFELIWRDYFRFLSAKYGNTIFHLGGPRKVVSKWSQDQALFESWRDGRTGYPLIDANMRELSATGFMSNRGRQIVCSFLVRDMGIDWRMGAEWFETCLLDYDPASNYGNWTYGAGVGNDPREDRYFSIPKQAKSYDPEGEYVAYWLPELRSLAKERRNFPGASYIRQIVQLKFDGGNQKKDQQFNRQRRPNNMYRRQVK from the exons ATGCTCCACTTCATCTCCTCTTCCCCTCTCCGTCCCCGATTCCTCCTCCTCCCTAGCCCACCCTCCAATCTTCGCTTCCTCGCCATGAGCGCCGCCCCCTCGAGCTCCTCGTCCCGTTCGGTGCGCGGTGTGGCGGTGCCGGTGCCTTCCCTCAGCGCCGGCGAGGCCTGCGCAGTGGCAGACGAGGCCTTCCAGAGGTACACGTCGCCGAGCTTGAGGAGAGGCGGCGCCGGGGTGGCCGTCGTGTGGTTCAGGAATGACCTCCGAGTTCTTGATAACGAGGCGCTTCTGCGTGCGTGGTCCGCTTccgaggcggtcctgccggtgTACTGCGTCGACCCACGGGTCTTTGCGGGTAGCACGCATTACTTTGGGTTCCCCAAGACGGGAG CATTGAGGGCGCAGTTCTTGATAGAGTGTTTAGGAGACCTGAAGCAGATTCTGAGGAAAAAGGGCCTCGATTTGCTAGTCCGGCATGGCAAGCCTGAAGAGATCCTTCCATCAATTGCAAAGGCTGTCAGTGCACACACA ATTTATGCTCATAAGGAAACCTGTAGCGAAGAGCTCCTTGTCGAACGCCTCGTTAGCAAAGGCTTGGAACAAGTTCAGATTGCTCAAGGAGGTGCATCTGTCCCGAAGAAGCCTCTGAACCCCAGGTTGCAGCTCATCTGGGGAGCAACAATGTACCACATCGATGACCTCCCGTTCCCAGTTAGCAACTTGCCAGACGTGTACACCCAGTTCAGAAAG GCAGTTGAATCGAAGTCCTCAGTTAGGAACTGCACCAAGTTGCCACCGTCGCTTGGTCCGCTCCCTAGTTCCAGCATAGATGAGATTGGAGGATGGGGGGCAATACCAACACTGGAGTCATTAGGCCTGAGTGTTACAAAG TCTGAGAAAGGAATGCATTTCATAGGAGGAGAGAATGCAGCTCTTGGAAGAGTACATGAGTACTTCTGGAAGAAGGATCAGTTGAAAGACTACAAGGTGACTAGGAATGGCATGTTAGGTCCAGACTACTCCACAAAGTTCTCTCCTTGGCTTGCTTCTGGCAGTCTTTCACCACGTTATATTTGCGAAGAG GTGAAGAGATATGAGAAGCAAAGAGTGGCAAATGATTCTACATATTG GGTTTTGTTTGAGTTGATATGGAGAGACTACTTCAGATTTCTATCAGCAAAATATGGGAACACCATATTTCATCTGG GAGGTCCGAGGAAAGTAGTATCAAAGTGGAGTCAGGACCAAGCACTGTTTGAATCATGGAGAGATGGTCGAACTGG ATATCCTCTTATTGATGCCAATATGAGGGAGCTTTCAGCCACCGGTTTCATGTCCAACCGTGGTCGTCAG ATTGTCTGCTCATTTCTTGTCCGAGATATGGGTATTGATTGGCGAATGGGAGCCGAATGGTTCGAGACATGCTTATTGGATTATGACCCAGCTTCAAATTATGGCAATTGGACGTATGGAGCCG GAGTTGGCAATGATCCAAGGGAAGATCGATACTTCAGTATCCCGAAGCAA GCAAAGTCATATGATCCTGAAGGTGAATACGTTGCATACTGGTTACCAGAACTTCGGTCACTTGCAAAGGAAAGGAGAAATTTCCCAGGGGCCTCATACATCAGGCAGATAGTACAACTGAAGTTTGATGGTGGAAATCAGAAGAAGGATCAGCAATTCAACCGGCAGAGAAGACCAAACAATATGTACAGAAGACAAGTAAAATAG